The following are encoded together in the Streptomyces rapamycinicus NRRL 5491 genome:
- a CDS encoding class I SAM-dependent methyltransferase translates to MNRTDSKETAADLAADAALLEIAEGLGLSTLLDRTAPFTLHEVTATANVPESAAAAFLDALLCAGLVERGEDPHSFIPCSDLADRRYAAGYLSWALNANRPYVDNAALFLRDPAAAGAQYQRDGRRVAVSSRWIGSYGFYPGVVSEITSRKPRRIVDLGAGAGGLLIHLLTALPDSTGLALDLSAAACEEAEQAAQRAEVDDRLQLVNRSIESLVEDCSPVQDADVVHAGFVMHDVVSRPYVLDGVLRTCRASISDGGCLVVTDAVPYAADPRERSFSALFTYLHSSSMDVRLPPEEEWRAAFRRAGFSDVTSTPLRMPGSRMFVAAG, encoded by the coding sequence ATGAACAGGACCGACTCCAAGGAGACCGCCGCCGATCTGGCCGCTGACGCCGCTCTCCTTGAGATCGCCGAGGGCCTCGGCCTTTCCACCCTCCTGGACCGGACCGCGCCCTTCACCCTCCACGAGGTGACGGCCACTGCCAACGTGCCCGAGTCCGCTGCCGCCGCGTTTCTCGACGCACTGCTCTGCGCGGGACTGGTGGAACGCGGCGAGGACCCGCACTCTTTCATCCCCTGCTCCGACCTGGCCGACCGCCGGTACGCGGCCGGCTACCTCTCCTGGGCGCTCAATGCGAACCGCCCGTACGTCGACAACGCGGCGTTGTTTCTCCGTGATCCCGCGGCGGCAGGCGCGCAGTACCAGCGGGATGGGCGCCGGGTGGCGGTCTCATCCCGCTGGATCGGGTCGTACGGCTTCTACCCCGGCGTCGTCTCGGAGATCACCAGCCGCAAACCACGGCGGATCGTGGATCTCGGCGCGGGGGCCGGCGGGCTGCTGATCCACCTGTTGACCGCCCTGCCGGACAGCACCGGACTGGCGCTGGACCTGAGTGCGGCGGCCTGCGAGGAGGCCGAACAGGCCGCCCAGCGGGCAGAGGTGGACGATCGTCTCCAGCTGGTGAACCGTTCGATCGAATCGCTCGTCGAGGATTGCTCGCCGGTCCAGGACGCGGACGTCGTGCACGCGGGATTCGTGATGCACGACGTGGTGAGCAGACCCTACGTACTGGACGGCGTCCTGCGCACCTGCCGGGCCTCGATCTCGGACGGGGGGTGTCTCGTCGTCACCGATGCGGTGCCCTACGCCGCCGATCCGAGGGAGCGGAGCTTCAGCGCGCTCTTCACGTACCTGCACTCCAGCTCGATGGACGTACGGCTGCCGCCCGAGGAGGAATGGCGCGCCGCGTTCCGTCGGGCCGGGTTCTCCGACGTGACCAGCACACCGCTGCGGATGCCCGGCAGCCGGATGTTCGTGGCCGCCGGATAG
- a CDS encoding 2-keto-4-pentenoate hydratase: protein MSAEDTAARARALYEARAKRVPIAPFTDADPTLGMDDGYAVQRELVHMLVADGDRVVGYKAGLTSAPMQDMFNVDTPDYGPVLASTVYADGATVSCGSFIAPKVEAEIVFRLGAPLTGPGITLEQARGAVAEVMAGLEIVDSRIENWRIKLADTIADLASNGAVALARPAVPTAGCDPRLIGMVFSRNGEIVATGAGAAALGDPVTVVAWLANVLGERGVSLDAGQLIMTGALHAAVPMRPGDTFIAEFDRLGSITLHVDGP, encoded by the coding sequence ATGTCGGCCGAAGACACCGCGGCACGGGCGCGAGCACTTTACGAGGCGCGCGCGAAGCGGGTACCCATCGCGCCGTTCACCGACGCGGACCCCACTTTGGGCATGGACGACGGGTATGCCGTCCAGCGTGAACTCGTGCACATGCTCGTCGCGGACGGCGACCGCGTCGTCGGGTACAAGGCGGGCCTCACGTCCGCGCCGATGCAGGACATGTTCAACGTCGACACGCCGGACTACGGCCCCGTGCTGGCCTCCACCGTGTACGCCGACGGGGCGACGGTGTCGTGCGGCTCGTTCATCGCGCCCAAGGTGGAGGCCGAAATCGTCTTCCGCCTCGGCGCGCCCCTCACTGGCCCTGGCATCACGCTGGAGCAGGCGCGCGGAGCCGTCGCGGAGGTCATGGCGGGGCTGGAGATCGTCGACTCCCGGATCGAGAACTGGCGCATCAAGCTCGCCGACACCATCGCTGATCTCGCGTCCAACGGTGCCGTCGCCCTGGCCCGGCCCGCCGTCCCCACCGCGGGCTGCGACCCCCGTCTGATCGGCATGGTGTTCTCGCGCAACGGCGAGATCGTGGCAACCGGCGCCGGCGCCGCGGCCCTGGGAGATCCGGTCACCGTCGTGGCATGGCTGGCGAACGTGCTCGGCGAGCGCGGGGTGTCCCTGGACGCCGGGCAGTTGATCATGACGGGGGCGCTGCACGCCGCGGTCCCGATGCGTCCCGGGGACACGTTCATCGCCGAGTTCGACCGCTTGGGCTCCATCACTCTGCACGTGGACGGCCCCTAG
- a CDS encoding acetaldehyde dehydrogenase (acetylating) encodes MSTARKRSGRLSAAVLGAGLIGVDLAAKIMRSRSLDCRLVVARDDDTPGLRHAAGLGLPTATGGVQSLVDAPDPFDVVFDATNAVSHAEHAERLKPLGTMLIDLTPSKVGRMVVPTVNGTDALDHGDINMISCGGQASIPILHAIARQHRIDYVEVVTTAASPSVGRSTRLNLDEYIETTQDAVRDFTGVKDVKAILNVSPARPPATFRVAMSVLGEELTAESVRAVVATATEPVRAFASGFEVTACVVDDGKALIAIEVTSSGDRIPRYAGNLDIINSAALHVAELYTAAHLSTAGAVMS; translated from the coding sequence ATGAGTACAGCCAGGAAGAGAAGCGGACGACTATCCGCGGCGGTGCTCGGCGCCGGCCTCATCGGAGTCGACCTGGCGGCCAAGATCATGCGTTCGCGTTCCCTCGACTGCCGGCTGGTCGTGGCACGCGACGACGACACACCAGGTCTGCGGCACGCGGCCGGGCTCGGACTGCCGACCGCGACGGGCGGCGTCCAGTCCCTGGTCGACGCTCCGGACCCGTTCGACGTGGTCTTCGACGCCACCAACGCCGTGTCGCACGCCGAGCACGCGGAGCGGTTGAAGCCCCTCGGAACGATGCTCATCGATCTGACGCCGAGCAAGGTAGGGCGAATGGTTGTCCCGACGGTGAACGGGACGGACGCTCTGGACCACGGCGACATCAACATGATCAGTTGTGGCGGTCAGGCGTCGATACCGATCCTGCACGCGATCGCGCGGCAACACCGGATCGACTACGTCGAGGTGGTGACCACTGCTGCCAGTCCGAGCGTGGGCCGGTCCACCCGGCTGAATCTCGACGAGTACATCGAGACCACCCAGGACGCGGTCCGTGACTTCACCGGGGTCAAGGACGTCAAGGCGATCCTCAACGTGAGCCCCGCCAGGCCGCCGGCGACCTTCCGGGTTGCCATGTCCGTGCTGGGGGAAGAGCTGACCGCGGAATCGGTGCGCGCGGTCGTGGCGACCGCGACGGAGCCGGTCCGGGCATTCGCCAGTGGCTTCGAGGTCACCGCGTGTGTCGTGGACGACGGGAAGGCCCTCATCGCCATCGAGGTCACCTCATCCGGTGACCGCATCCCGCGGTACGCGGGCAACCTCGACATCATCAACTCTGCCGCGCTTCACGTCGCCGAACTGTACACGGCGGCCCATCTCTCGACTGCCGGTGCGGTGATGTCGTGA
- a CDS encoding acyl carrier protein, translating to MYEVLKGILVDDLQMREEDVVPTAGREEVGLDSLTAVELAALLHNRLGIEIHDYELMDAATVADVARLVEERLPRAEVEAAKGHP from the coding sequence ATGTACGAGGTGCTCAAAGGCATCCTGGTGGACGACCTCCAGATGAGGGAGGAAGACGTCGTGCCGACGGCCGGCCGCGAGGAGGTGGGTCTCGACTCCCTCACGGCGGTGGAACTGGCGGCCCTGCTGCACAACCGGCTCGGCATCGAGATCCACGACTACGAGTTGATGGACGCCGCCACGGTCGCGGACGTCGCGCGTCTGGTGGAGGAGCGGTTGCCGCGCGCCGAAGTCGAGGCCGCCAAGGGGCACCCCTGA
- a CDS encoding histidinol-phosphate transaminase, with protein sequence MPRLRAVLGRLAAYQPTEGVHAAAARARPLSANESPHGPLPGLLEAIAGAASTVNRYPDPGCGELTRAIARSHGITEDRVVVGAGSIALLQTLLQSVGDPGSEVVYAWRSFELYPILADLAGMRSVRVPLVEGAHDLPAMADRITDATRLVLICNPNNPTGTVAAREELRKFLARTPPTCLVALDEAYYEYAREPTASSGLELGEAHPNLVVLRTFSKAYGLAGLRVGYLVGDPRVVEQLRKACLVYAVSGVAQQAAVAALGLEDQLLHRVDVTVTERRRVRDALVAHGWDVPVSHANFLWLRLGDASAEFGRWCTGKGIAVRTFPGEGVRVSIGRAEDNDAFLAASAEWCRREQRVALINSAKKVGPYEWLAQPDQTGRED encoded by the coding sequence TTGCCTCGACTCCGCGCGGTCCTCGGCCGTCTCGCCGCGTACCAGCCGACCGAAGGCGTGCATGCGGCAGCGGCGCGCGCGCGGCCGCTGTCGGCGAACGAATCTCCCCACGGCCCGCTGCCAGGCCTCCTAGAGGCGATCGCGGGGGCGGCTTCGACAGTGAACCGCTACCCCGACCCGGGGTGCGGCGAGCTGACGCGTGCGATCGCGCGATCGCACGGGATCACGGAAGACAGGGTCGTGGTGGGCGCGGGGTCCATCGCACTCCTCCAGACCCTGCTGCAATCCGTCGGCGACCCCGGCTCCGAGGTCGTGTATGCCTGGCGGTCGTTCGAGCTCTACCCCATTCTCGCCGACCTCGCCGGCATGCGCTCCGTGCGGGTGCCCCTGGTCGAGGGCGCGCACGACCTCCCGGCAATGGCCGACCGGATCACCGACGCCACCAGGCTGGTCCTCATCTGCAATCCCAACAATCCGACGGGCACGGTGGCCGCCAGGGAGGAGCTGCGGAAGTTCCTGGCGCGCACCCCGCCGACCTGCCTGGTCGCCCTCGACGAGGCGTACTACGAGTACGCGCGCGAGCCGACCGCCTCAAGTGGCCTGGAACTCGGCGAGGCGCACCCGAATCTCGTGGTGCTGCGCACGTTCTCGAAGGCGTATGGACTCGCCGGCCTCCGGGTCGGCTACCTCGTGGGTGATCCCCGCGTGGTCGAGCAGCTGCGCAAAGCCTGCCTCGTCTATGCGGTGAGCGGGGTCGCGCAGCAAGCGGCCGTGGCGGCCCTCGGGCTCGAGGACCAGTTGCTGCACCGCGTCGACGTCACGGTCACCGAACGCCGCCGAGTCCGGGACGCCTTGGTGGCCCATGGCTGGGACGTTCCGGTCAGCCACGCCAACTTCCTCTGGCTCCGGCTGGGCGACGCCTCGGCCGAGTTCGGCAGATGGTGCACGGGCAAGGGCATCGCGGTGCGGACGTTTCCGGGCGAGGGCGTACGCGTGTCGATCGGTCGCGCCGAGGACAACGACGCCTTCCTCGCCGCATCGGCCGAATGGTGCCGCCGCGAGCAACGAGTGGCCTTGATCAACTCCGCCAAGAAGGTAGGGCCCTACGAATGGCTCGCTCAGCCCGATCAGACAGGTAGGGAAGATTGA
- a CDS encoding LnmK family bifunctional acyltransferase/decarboxylase — protein MVDDSSLSRHVVVAPGMCSGGSLIFGQIGDWTWESVATACHTNVHAARTSEGQPAYLSFYYFHVRGGQVVHPHGLTFGDELQVTSRVFQFGGQSVITLHRLAPAGLGLADAPLDPAELYERPHPDCLYAENFNRWITRSRPTSNRQLSQVAPPDFSYSDLPRLPNSYSPRTLVGRARETGSFYSAAPPGLVAAGPAHTSEYELDVARDLNGAGLVYFASYFSIFDTALLRVWRSLGRGDEHFLRRKVVDQKVGYFGNADPGAVFTITVHRWHSMAQPRIEIADMTMRDSGTGRLLAVAGIEIDGDAPYADASP, from the coding sequence ATGGTTGACGACAGTTCGCTGTCCCGCCACGTGGTCGTCGCCCCGGGCATGTGCAGTGGCGGATCACTCATCTTCGGTCAGATCGGGGACTGGACCTGGGAGTCGGTGGCGACCGCCTGCCACACCAATGTGCACGCGGCCCGCACTTCCGAGGGGCAGCCTGCGTACCTGTCCTTCTACTACTTCCATGTACGCGGCGGGCAAGTCGTCCATCCCCACGGCCTCACCTTCGGCGACGAGCTCCAGGTGACCTCCCGGGTATTCCAGTTCGGCGGCCAGTCGGTGATCACGCTCCACCGGCTCGCGCCGGCAGGGCTGGGCCTGGCCGACGCGCCGTTGGATCCCGCGGAGCTGTACGAGCGCCCCCACCCGGACTGTCTCTACGCCGAGAACTTCAACCGCTGGATCACTCGTAGCCGCCCGACCAGCAACCGGCAGTTGTCCCAGGTCGCGCCTCCGGACTTCTCCTACAGCGACCTCCCCCGGCTGCCCAACTCCTACTCGCCGCGCACCCTCGTCGGACGCGCCCGCGAGACGGGCAGCTTCTACTCGGCGGCGCCGCCCGGCCTCGTCGCGGCCGGACCGGCCCACACGTCCGAGTACGAGCTGGACGTCGCACGGGACCTCAACGGTGCCGGGCTCGTGTACTTCGCCTCATACTTCTCGATCTTCGACACGGCGCTGCTGCGTGTGTGGCGGTCGCTCGGCCGCGGCGACGAGCATTTCCTGCGGCGCAAGGTGGTCGACCAGAAGGTCGGGTACTTCGGCAACGCCGACCCGGGCGCGGTGTTCACCATCACGGTGCACAGGTGGCACAGCATGGCGCAGCCGCGGATCGAGATCGCCGACATGACCATGCGTGACTCCGGCACGGGTCGTCTGCTCGCCGTCGCCGGCATCGAGATCGACGGCGACGCGCCCTACGCGGACGCGTCGCCGTGA
- a CDS encoding cation:proton antiporter, which translates to MAAFANVGLALFMFVIGYELPFDELRGKAQVALRISLWSVAVPFVLGVLLALYLVRDHRVHSQLGFVLFLGAAMSVTAFPVLARILTDRGLDRTRLGGIALAGAGIGDVLAWLLLGLIVTVNGGSGQARLLLVPLGLTAMLTLVRPLLRRAFTVAEGSGGTTSPLVAVLAGLMLSCWAAEWVGIHFIFGAFLFGAVTPRTQRTDVKSELTGYIESLSSVLLLPVYFVLSGMRVDLSGIGFAGLGELVLILLVALAGKFLGAFAGARLSGIPRLQSTALAALMNTRGLTEIVLLTAGLELGVIDAPFYSLMILMALVTTAVTGPMLRLLERRAGGNARQLGEFEYERQGDRCHGDASA; encoded by the coding sequence TTGGCGGCGTTTGCCAACGTCGGCCTGGCTCTGTTCATGTTCGTCATCGGCTATGAGCTGCCATTTGACGAATTGCGTGGCAAGGCGCAGGTCGCTCTTCGGATCTCGCTCTGGTCCGTGGCGGTGCCCTTCGTTCTCGGTGTGCTGCTCGCGCTGTACCTGGTCCGCGATCACCGCGTCCACAGCCAGCTCGGTTTCGTGCTCTTCCTGGGCGCGGCGATGTCGGTCACGGCGTTCCCGGTGCTGGCGAGGATCTTGACCGACCGCGGACTGGACCGGACCCGTCTCGGTGGCATCGCCCTGGCCGGCGCGGGGATCGGCGACGTTCTGGCCTGGCTGCTTCTCGGCCTCATCGTGACCGTCAACGGGGGTAGCGGTCAGGCGCGGTTGTTGTTGGTGCCCCTTGGACTGACCGCGATGCTGACGTTGGTACGCCCCTTGTTGCGCCGGGCGTTCACCGTGGCGGAGGGGAGCGGGGGCACGACCAGCCCGCTGGTCGCCGTATTGGCTGGGCTTATGCTCTCCTGCTGGGCCGCCGAGTGGGTGGGGATCCACTTCATCTTCGGGGCTTTCCTGTTCGGTGCGGTGACACCCCGCACGCAGCGGACGGATGTCAAGTCCGAGCTCACCGGGTACATCGAGTCGCTCAGCAGTGTTCTTCTACTGCCCGTGTACTTCGTCCTGTCGGGAATGCGGGTGGACCTCTCCGGGATCGGTTTCGCCGGACTCGGTGAACTGGTCCTCATCCTGCTCGTGGCACTCGCTGGAAAATTCCTCGGTGCCTTCGCAGGTGCGCGGCTGAGCGGGATTCCCAGGCTGCAATCGACGGCCCTGGCAGCGTTGATGAACACCCGTGGTCTCACCGAGATCGTGCTGTTGACCGCGGGCCTCGAACTGGGGGTGATCGACGCCCCTTTTTATTCCTTGATGATCCTCATGGCTCTGGTGACCACCGCCGTGACCGGGCCGATGCTTCGCCTCCTGGAGCGGCGCGCCGGTGGGAACGCGCGACAGCTCGGAGAATTCGAGTACGAGCGGCAAGGGGACCGATGTCACGGCGACGCGTCCGCGTAG
- a CDS encoding tryptophan 7-halogenase — translation MNSALQSDYDVVVVGGGPGGSTLSTLVALQGYRVLLLEKEEFPRHQIGESLLPSTVHGICRLLGVTDELANSGFIKKRGGTFRWGLNAEPWTFDFSVSDKFSGPTSYAYQVERMKFDKILLDNARSKGVDVRERSEVVGVLEEEGRICGVQYDDAEGVRRDVRASFVADASGNKSRIHKRIGGARKYSDVFQNIALFGYFTGGKRMPAPVAGNITCASFDLGWFWYIPLSDELTSVGAVLRREALERLQDGPRDKVLGGLIDECPLIADYLSEAERVTEGPYGQVRVRKDYSYIQEKFWRPGMVLVGDAACFIDPLFSSGVHLSTYSALLAARSINTTLRGTIDEADCFREYEARYRREYDVFHDFLVAFYDLQKDEHAYFHEAKSVIGSSASAAESFAELVGGGASEEEVLIGTAPSFSQERRADLLERSRKIHWQGSRVQVQAHFGESVGDDPLYEGGLVESPDGMHWARPEQPAS, via the coding sequence GTGAATTCTGCTCTTCAGTCAGATTATGACGTTGTTGTCGTCGGGGGTGGTCCTGGTGGATCCACGCTTTCGACGCTCGTGGCACTCCAGGGCTATCGGGTGTTGCTTCTGGAAAAGGAGGAGTTCCCGCGGCACCAGATCGGCGAGTCACTGCTCCCATCGACTGTGCACGGGATCTGCCGCCTCCTCGGAGTCACGGATGAGCTGGCGAATTCTGGCTTCATCAAGAAACGCGGCGGTACCTTCCGGTGGGGGCTCAACGCTGAACCCTGGACCTTTGATTTCTCCGTTTCCGATAAGTTCTCAGGCCCGACCTCCTACGCCTACCAGGTCGAGCGCATGAAGTTCGACAAAATTCTCCTCGACAACGCCCGCAGCAAGGGTGTGGACGTCCGTGAACGCAGCGAGGTCGTGGGCGTTCTTGAGGAGGAGGGCCGGATCTGCGGTGTGCAGTACGATGACGCCGAAGGCGTCCGGCGAGACGTCCGTGCCAGCTTCGTGGCGGATGCCTCGGGAAACAAGAGCCGCATACACAAGCGGATCGGCGGTGCGCGTAAGTACTCGGATGTATTCCAGAACATCGCCCTATTCGGTTATTTCACGGGGGGAAAGCGAATGCCTGCCCCCGTGGCGGGCAACATCACCTGCGCGTCATTCGATCTCGGTTGGTTCTGGTACATTCCCCTCTCTGATGAGCTCACCAGCGTCGGCGCGGTGCTGAGGCGCGAGGCGCTGGAACGACTCCAGGACGGACCCCGGGACAAGGTACTGGGGGGACTGATCGACGAGTGCCCGCTCATTGCCGACTACCTGTCGGAGGCAGAGCGCGTCACGGAGGGGCCGTACGGGCAAGTCCGCGTCCGCAAGGATTACTCCTACATTCAAGAGAAATTCTGGCGGCCCGGAATGGTGTTGGTCGGCGACGCCGCCTGTTTCATCGACCCGCTGTTCTCCTCCGGCGTTCATCTGTCCACGTACAGTGCCCTTTTGGCGGCGCGATCGATCAACACCACACTGCGCGGCACCATCGACGAGGCGGACTGCTTCCGCGAGTACGAAGCCCGTTACCGCAGGGAGTATGACGTATTCCACGACTTCCTGGTCGCTTTCTACGACCTACAGAAAGATGAACACGCGTACTTCCATGAGGCGAAGAGCGTCATCGGGAGTTCCGCCTCGGCGGCGGAGTCATTCGCGGAATTGGTGGGCGGCGGCGCGTCCGAAGAGGAGGTACTGATCGGTACCGCGCCCTCCTTCAGCCAGGAACGCAGGGCGGATCTGCTGGAGCGGTCGCGGAAGATCCACTGGCAGGGATCCCGGGTTCAGGTCCAGGCGCACTTCGGCGAGAGCGTGGGGGACGATCCCCTGTACGAGGGCGGTCTGGTCGAGTCGCCCGATGGCATGCACTGGGCTCGCCCCGAACAGCCTGCTTCCTGA